ATAAATCACGCCCCGAAAGGAGATATGTCTATGATACCACAAAAACAACTCTCTTTGGCAGATATTTTTGAAGATTGTAAAGATATTTATGAATCTGACAAACCTCATTTCCTTACTCTGCTCGAAAATCACATTGACCTTGATAAAATTATTCCGACTTCTTTTTACAAGCATTACTACGCATCCACTGGAAGAAATCGTAAATATCCTTTGCATGCAATGCTTTGGGCTTTGATTATTCAACGCCTCTTTTCTATTCCAACAGATTCCCTCCTGTTAATCTTCCTTCATTATTCCAGACATCTGAGGGAATTCTGTGGCTTTACTAAAGTTCCTGACGCTTCAAAAATCACTCGTTTCAAACAGGATTTTTTAATGGACTTACAATCAGTTTTTGATAATCTCGTAGATATCACAGAACCAATCTGCCAGGACATTAACGGTAATCTCGCCTCTATGCTTTTGTTTGATACTTCAGGGATTAAAGCATATGTGACTGAAAACAATCCCAAATACGCCAACCGCATTATTAAACAGCTTAAGTCCTATGCTAAAGCTCATAACTTCGATGATTCTTATGATCCTTACAAGGCAGCCTATGCCTCTATGCCTGCATCCGCCGCTGCTAACCATGAAGTAAAGCAACAGTATGTGAATGGTCATTTCTGCTATGCTTATAAATTTGGCATTACGACCAATGGACTTGGCATTGTTCGCTCCATTGATTTTTATAACAAGGATTATCTGGATTCTCACCCTGACATCATTGTTGAAAAGAAATCAAAATCTCCTGATGAAGATAAATCACTTGCCGATTCGAAAGCCTTGATTCCAACCCTTAAAGATTTCAAAGAACGGCACCCTCTTATCAATCCCAAGATATTTCTTGGTGATGCTGCCTTTGATACGATTGAAATCTACAAATCCTTATTTGAAGATTTTAAATTTCAAAAAGCATTTATTCCTTTAAAGGTAAAACTTTCACTGGATAACGTGGATTATACATTCAATGAAAATGGTATTCCCTGCTGTCCTCATGATCCTTCACTCCCTATGAAACGGGAAGGTAGTAAGTCTCACTTAAGAAGTAATCTTCCGACCATGAAATTTGTGTGTCCCAAAATGAAATGGGAATACAATCGTGAAGACAAATCAAAACGACGGGTGTGCCACTGCGATAATCCATGTACAACTTCTTCCTGTGGCAGAATGATTTACGTTTATCCCGAAAAAAACCTTAGAGCATACCCCGGCGTGGAGCGTGGCTCACAGGAATGGGATGACACTTACAAAATCCGAGTAAATGTTGAAAAATCAATCAACCACTTTAAAGACAGTTTTTGTGTCGCTAACCGAAAAACAACAAACGAAAAAACACTTCATGCAGATTTACTTCTTGCTGGTATATCACAGTTATTAACTGTAGTTGTTGCCGACAAAATCCATCAACGACAATACATCAGAAGTTTAAAATCTTTCATAGCCTAGGACTTACCAACTCCATAAAACCGAGGGCTTATTAAAGTGCGCCTAAAATGTCCGGTTATCCACTTTTTATTCCAGGATTCGTGCTAAGCACGAATCCTTCCCTGTTTAAGTTCAAGATTGCGAACGAGCATCGCGAGTTTCGCAATTACCTATGGATGTATTCTTGAAATCTTTTTGCGCCTGCTTTAGCATGTGCAGCAAAAACTTTGAGAATACATTTGTAAGAGAGTATAGCATATGGAAGAAAATAAGAAAACATATAATTTAGAAACATTTAGCAGTAGTTTTATATCAGATGGGAGATAATTCTCCACTTTTATCTTATAATTCAAAAAAATGCATTAAAAAAAGTACTTGACATTTCTGAGAGCTATGGTATATTTGTAAATGTTTATTTTGATATTAAAACTATTTTATTTAAAAATAATATGAAATCAAAATAATAATATTTCAAAACAATAAGATTTGATAATCAAAATATTTGGCGCTGAATCATTTGTAGCAGATGTGAGGTGGTTCAGATGCCTGTGATGATTTAACAAGAAGATGCTTTTTCAAGAGTATGGGAAGGTATCACACAAAAAAGGAGAGAGTGATGTTTGTCAAAATAAAAGGGACAGGCTCCTGCCTTCCTGAGAAAGTACTTGATAATGCTGCAATTTCTCAGTTGGTAGATACGAACGATGAATGGATTCAAAGTCGTACCGGAATTAAGAGCCGGCATATTGTCGGGAAAGAGACAGCAGTTTCCATGGCGGCTGTGGCAGCCGAGAAAGCGTTAGAAGATGCCGGAATAACAGCAGAAGAGATTGATCTTCTTATTGTATCGAGCGTTTCCTCCGAACAGCTTTTGCCATGTACGGCATGTAGTGTTCAGAAGGAACTTGGTGCGGTGAATGCGGCAGCATTTGATTTGAATGCAGCATGTTCAGGATTTATAGTGGCATACCAGATGGCAGCCGGACAGATTAAGGCAGGGCTTTCGAAGAAAGCATTATTAATCGGTGTAGAGTGTCTGTCTAATATTGTTAACTGGAAGGACAGAGGCACATGTATTTTATTTGGTGATGGTGCCGGTGCTGCTGTCATTAGTGCAGAGGAAGAAGGGAATATTGAAATTCCTTCTGTACTTCATTCTGATGGAAGCAGAGGTGAGGTACTCACCTGTAAGAATCCCACAGGAGAAAGAAAAGATAGATCGCTTGAAGGCTATGTAGCTATGGACGGCAGGGAGATTTATAAGTTTGCAGTCCGACAGGTTCCAGCCGTTATTGATGAGATTTTGGAAAAGGCAGAGAAGTCAGTAGAAGAAATCGATTTGTTTGTTCTTCATCAGGCAAACAGAAGAATCGTGGAAGCAATTGCAAAGCGGTTAAAGCAGCCAATTGAGAAGTTTCCGATGGATATGATGCAGAACGGAAACATGTCTTCTGCAAGCATACCGGTACTGCTTGATGAATTAAAGCAGGAAGGAAAGTTACAGCCAGGAATGAAGATTATTGTTGCAGGATTTGGCGCAGGTCTTACATGGGGCGGTATGTATTTGGAATGGTAAGTTTGAATGATAAAATGATAAAAGGTAATTTCCGGAATTTCCGGATTACATATAACTGTTTGGGGGCATGCAGAGTTTCAATACGCTTCTTAGGTAATTCTTAGGTAACTATAGAAGATATCCATTGAACTTAGGCTTTGAATAGTTATGAATATATAAAAACAAAAAGAAAAAAGAGAGGTTTATATTATGTTTGACAAAATTAAAGAATTAATCGTGGACTCATTAGGAATTGAAGAAGATCAGATTACAATGGAAGCATCTTTCAAAGAAGATTTAAAGGTAGATTCTCTTGACCTTTTCGAGATGGTTATGAGTCTTGAAGATGAGTTTGGAGTAGAGATTCCTACAGAAGAATTAGAGAAGATGGTAACAGTTGGAGATGTTGTAAATTATATTGAAGAACATAAATAAGCAGAGGTACAGGGATGAAAACAGTGATTACAGAATTGCTTGGAATTGAGTATCCGGTAATTCAGGGCGGTATGGCATGGGTTGGAACAGCTGAGCTTGCCGCCGCTGTTTCCGAAGCCGGAGGACTTGGAATCATTGGTGCCGGTGGGGCACCGGCTTCCTGGGTGGAAGACCAGATTCACAAGGTAAAGGAAAAGACGGATAAGCCATTTGGTGTCAATCTGATGTTATTAAATCCGGAAGCAGACGCTATTGCCGATCTTCTTATAAAAGAAGGTGTAAAAGTAGTAACGACAGGTGCAGGTAATCCGGAAAAATATATGGAAGCCTGGAAGAAAGCGGGTGTACGCGTAATTCCTGTTGTAGCAAGTACTGCACTTGCAAAGAGGATGGAAAAAGCGGGCGCGGATGCGGTAATCGCAGAAGGTACAGAATCCGGCGGGCATATCGGAGAGACAACAACAATGGCATTAGTGCCACAGGTTGTTGATGCGGTAAATATCCCGGTAATCGCAGCAGGCGGAATTGCCGATGGAAGAGGAATGGCAGCCGCTTTTATGCTTGGTGCGAAGGCAATCCAGATGGGAACGATTTTTGTAGCATCAAAGGAATCTATTGTAAGTGATGCATACAAGAATAAGGTCATTAAGGCAAGAGATATTGATACGAAGGTAACTGGAAGAACAACCGGACATCCGGTAAGATGTTTAAGAAATCAGCAGACAAGAGAGTACTTAAAGTTAGAGCAGGAAGGAGCTTCTTTTGAAGAACTTGAAAAGCTTACGTTAGGTGGTCTCAGGAAAGCGGTTGTTGATGGCGATGTCATTCATGGAAGTGTGATGGCAGGTCAGATTGCGGGTCTTGTAAAAGACAGCAGAAGTTGTAAAGAAATTATCGAAGGAATCTGTCAGGAGATGAAGGAGATTATTCTTACTCAGGCAGAGAAAATCGGGAGGTAGAGTAAATGAGTAAAATAGCATTTCTTTATCCGGGACAAGGAGCACAGGTCGCAGGAATGGGTAAAGATTTTTATGAACAAAGCCCACTGGCAAAAGAAGTATTTGATAAGAGCTGTGAGATTTTAGGACAGGATATGAAACATATCTGTTTCGAGGAAAATGAACTCCTTGACAGAACGGATTATACACAGGCTGCATTAGTTACTACCTGTATGGCAATGACAAAAGAGATTATGGCAAGAGGGCTCACTCCGGATATGACAGCCGGACTTAGTCTTGGAGAATATTGTGCGATTACAACAGCAGGTGGTATGGAGCTTGAGGATGCTATTAAGATGGTATGGCTTCGTGGAAACCTTATGCATAATGCAGTACCAGACGGAAAGGGAGGCATGGCCGCCGTACTTGGACTGTCTGGAGAGGCAGTGAATGAGGCAATCGCATATATGGAAGGCGTTTATGTTGCTAATTATAATTGTCCGGGACAGATTGTAATTACCGGTGATAAGGAAGCAGTTGCAAATGCAGCACCTGCATTAAAAGAAGCAGGGGCAAAGCGTGTTATTCCATTAAACGTAAGCGGACCATTCCATTCCATTTACTTAAAAGAAGCAGGAGAGAAGCTTTATGAGGCACTTTCCAAAGTGACATTGGGAGAATTGAAGATTCCTTATGTGACAAATGTAGATGCAAGTATTATAAAAGATACGGAAAGAACGAAAGAGTTATTAAAAGAACAGGTTTATTCCTCCGTTTTATGGGAGCAGAGTATACGTGCCATGATAGCAGACGGTGTGGATATTTTCGTAGAGATTGGACCGGGAAAGACATTGAGCGGTTTTATGAGAAAGATTGATAAAAGCGTAAAGATGTTCCGAATCGGAACAATGGAAGAAGTAGAAAAAACAGTGGAAGCTATAAAGGAGTTATAGATATGTTATTAGAAGGAAAAACAGCAATTGTGACCGGCGCGTCCGGCGGAATCGGAAAAGCAATCGCCATTGCCCTTGCAAAAGAAGGGGCATCGGTAGCAGTACATTTCCATGGAAATGAAGAAAAAGCGCTTTTAGTAAAAAAAGAGATTGAAGAGGCAGGAGGAAAAGCAGAAATTTTTCGTGCCAATGTAGCAGATTTTGAAGAATGTAACGCTTTAGTAAAGGCAGCAGCCAAAACATTTGGTAGCATCGATATTCTTGTAAACAATGCAGGAATTACAAAAGATGGTCTGTTAATGGCTATGAGCGAAGCAGATTTTGATGATGTTATTGATACGAACTTAAAAGGATGCTTTCAGATGATTCGTTTTGCGAGCCGTCGCATGATGAAACAAAGATATGGAAGAATCATTAATGTAAGTTCTGTTTCCGGCGTTGCCGGAAATGCCGGTCAGGCAAATTACTGTGCTTCCAAAGCAGGAATGATTGGATTGACCAAATCTGCGGCAAAAGAATTAGCATCAAGGGGAATTACCTGTAATGCCATTGCTCCGGGATTTGTAAAAACAGAGATGACAGATGTACTTTCTGATGAAGTAAAAGAGAATGCAAAGAAACAAATTCCACTCGGCCGCTTTGCAGAGCCGGAAGATATTGCGAATGCAGCAGTATTTTTGGCATCTGACAAGGCAGCTTACATTACAGGCCAGGTACTTTTAGTTGATGGTGGAATGGTGATGTAAAGTAATCAACTCATCCATGAAAGGGAATGAGTTCTGCCCATAATAAACGAAAGGAAAATTTATGAAAAGAAGAGTAGTAATTACTGGACTGGGTGCTGTGACTCCGATCGGAAACACAGTAAACGAGTTCTGGAATGGAATTAAAGAAGAAAAGGTAGGTATCGGAGAGATTACAAAGTTTGATACCGAAGATTATAAAGTAAAGATCGCAGCGGAAGTAAAAGACTTTAATGTAAAAGAAAGACTGGATAATAAAGCTGCAAGAAGAATGGAAGTATTTTCTCAGTATGCAGTAGCAGCTTCTAGAGAAGCTTTTGATATGGCAGGACTTGATATGGCAAAAGAAGATCCTTACCGCGTTGGTGTAATTATCGGTTCCGGTATCGGTGGTCTTGCCAGCATGGAAAAGGAACATGAAAAGATTATTACAAAAGGACCAAAGAGAGTAAGCCCGATGCTGATTCCTTTAATGATATCGAATATGGCAGCGGGAAATGTAGCAATTGACCTTGGATGTAAAGGAAAATGTACCGATGTTGTAACTGCCTGTGCAACAGGAAGTAACTCAATTGGAGATGCCCTTCGTGCGATTCAGTACGGAGATGCGGATGTGATGCTTGCCGGAGGAACAGAAAGCAGTATTACACCAGTCGCAGTTGCAGGATTTACAAATCTTACTGCTCTTTCAGGAGAAAGTGATCCGTTACGTGCTTCTCTTCCATTTGATGAGGCAAGAAGTGGCTTTGTAATCGGAGAAGGTGCCGGAGTTGTTGTATTAGAAGAGTTAGAACATGCGAAAAATCGTGGGGCAAAGATCCTTGCTGAATTAGCTGGATATGGTTCTACCTGTGATGCGTTCCATATTACTTCTCCTGCAGAAGATGGAAGTGGTGCTGCAAAAGCGATGGAAC
This Anaerobutyricum hallii DNA region includes the following protein-coding sequences:
- a CDS encoding beta-ketoacyl-ACP synthase III is translated as MFVKIKGTGSCLPEKVLDNAAISQLVDTNDEWIQSRTGIKSRHIVGKETAVSMAAVAAEKALEDAGITAEEIDLLIVSSVSSEQLLPCTACSVQKELGAVNAAAFDLNAACSGFIVAYQMAAGQIKAGLSKKALLIGVECLSNIVNWKDRGTCILFGDGAGAAVISAEEEGNIEIPSVLHSDGSRGEVLTCKNPTGERKDRSLEGYVAMDGREIYKFAVRQVPAVIDEILEKAEKSVEEIDLFVLHQANRRIVEAIAKRLKQPIEKFPMDMMQNGNMSSASIPVLLDELKQEGKLQPGMKIIVAGFGAGLTWGGMYLEW
- the acpP gene encoding acyl carrier protein, whose product is MFDKIKELIVDSLGIEEDQITMEASFKEDLKVDSLDLFEMVMSLEDEFGVEIPTEELEKMVTVGDVVNYIEEHK
- the fabK gene encoding enoyl-[acyl-carrier-protein] reductase FabK, which codes for MKTVITELLGIEYPVIQGGMAWVGTAELAAAVSEAGGLGIIGAGGAPASWVEDQIHKVKEKTDKPFGVNLMLLNPEADAIADLLIKEGVKVVTTGAGNPEKYMEAWKKAGVRVIPVVASTALAKRMEKAGADAVIAEGTESGGHIGETTTMALVPQVVDAVNIPVIAAGGIADGRGMAAAFMLGAKAIQMGTIFVASKESIVSDAYKNKVIKARDIDTKVTGRTTGHPVRCLRNQQTREYLKLEQEGASFEELEKLTLGGLRKAVVDGDVIHGSVMAGQIAGLVKDSRSCKEIIEGICQEMKEIILTQAEKIGR
- the fabD gene encoding ACP S-malonyltransferase; protein product: MSKIAFLYPGQGAQVAGMGKDFYEQSPLAKEVFDKSCEILGQDMKHICFEENELLDRTDYTQAALVTTCMAMTKEIMARGLTPDMTAGLSLGEYCAITTAGGMELEDAIKMVWLRGNLMHNAVPDGKGGMAAVLGLSGEAVNEAIAYMEGVYVANYNCPGQIVITGDKEAVANAAPALKEAGAKRVIPLNVSGPFHSIYLKEAGEKLYEALSKVTLGELKIPYVTNVDASIIKDTERTKELLKEQVYSSVLWEQSIRAMIADGVDIFVEIGPGKTLSGFMRKIDKSVKMFRIGTMEEVEKTVEAIKEL
- the fabG gene encoding 3-oxoacyl-[acyl-carrier-protein] reductase is translated as MLLEGKTAIVTGASGGIGKAIAIALAKEGASVAVHFHGNEEKALLVKKEIEEAGGKAEIFRANVADFEECNALVKAAAKTFGSIDILVNNAGITKDGLLMAMSEADFDDVIDTNLKGCFQMIRFASRRMMKQRYGRIINVSSVSGVAGNAGQANYCASKAGMIGLTKSAAKELASRGITCNAIAPGFVKTEMTDVLSDEVKENAKKQIPLGRFAEPEDIANAAVFLASDKAAYITGQVLLVDGGMVM
- the fabF gene encoding beta-ketoacyl-ACP synthase II; protein product: MKRRVVITGLGAVTPIGNTVNEFWNGIKEEKVGIGEITKFDTEDYKVKIAAEVKDFNVKERLDNKAARRMEVFSQYAVAASREAFDMAGLDMAKEDPYRVGVIIGSGIGGLASMEKEHEKIITKGPKRVSPMLIPLMISNMAAGNVAIDLGCKGKCTDVVTACATGSNSIGDALRAIQYGDADVMLAGGTESSITPVAVAGFTNLTALSGESDPLRASLPFDEARSGFVIGEGAGVVVLEELEHAKNRGAKILAELAGYGSTCDAFHITSPAEDGSGAAKAMELAMEEAGVKPEEVDYINAHGTGTHHNDLFETRAVRRAFGASADHVKMSSTKSMIGHLLGAAGAVELIVCVKSIEEGYIHPTVGTTNPGEGCDLDYVINGAVEQEVNVAISNSLGFGGHNASLLVKKYEE